The DNA sequence CGGCGTAATTGTTGTCAGACCGTCGAGATGTAACCCTACTGCCTCCCCCCCTTCTCGGAACGATAAGATTCGGGCGACCTCCGGAGTAATGCTCGTCAACCCGGGCAGGTCCAAGGTTCTATCGCCTACCGCGACCTTGTGTTTAACCAGGACTTTGGCCGCCTCCACATTCAACGTTTTCACTGTGCGCAGTTTCGTCGATAGCGTGCCATCCGCGATCCAAGATTCGATCAACTCCGCGGGGGGCGATTCGGTCGCCACAGCGCCGGAATTGCCAGTCTTCGCCAGCGAATGGCCGGCCAGGAGCAACACGATTGAGATGACAAACTTCGTTGCATGGCGATTCGAGTTCATGGTCATTTCTTGGCTCCCTGAGCTTGCACCGATCGATAGAGGAATGATTCCGAGGTCAACAACGACACCACCAGTTCCTTGAAGCTGCCGCCGCTCTTCACGTACACGCGGTCCGCCTCCTGCAATGTCGCCGCGTCGCCCGGCGTTTCGTTGCGGCCCATGTAATAACGGAAGACGTATCGCACAAACACTTGCCGAACTCGCTCCGAATCGTCCA is a window from the Verrucomicrobiota bacterium genome containing:
- a CDS encoding DUF1585 domain-containing protein, which encodes DDSERVRQVFVRYVFRYYMGRNETPGDAATLQEADRVYVKSGGSFKELVVSLLTSESFLYRSVQAQGAKK